The stretch of DNA GAAGCTGCGTGTGCTGGGTTACAACCACAATGGCGAGTGGTGCGAGGCGCAGACCAAGAATGGCCAGGGCTGGGTGCCGTCCAACTACATCACACCGGTCAACAGCCTGGAGAAGCACAGCTGGTACCACGGACCTGTGTCGCGCAACGCTGCAGAGTACCTGCTCAGCTCGGGCATCAATGGAAGCTTTCTGGTCCGCGAGAGCGAGAGCAGCCCCGGCCAAAGGTCTATATCGCTGCGGTACGAGGGGAGAGTCTACCATTACAGGATTAACACTGCGTCTGATGGCAAGGTAGGCATCAGTGGAGACAGATGCACACTTTACTTTACATACACACCGAGAATCATTTCTGCCCATCAAACAGaagaacagcagaaaaaaatactgcagtcaaTTTTCTCAAAGTAAGActtctaaatatattttaataccACAAAGAACAGCATAAAATTTAAAGGGGCgataagttattttttttatttgatatttatatCACGTTTTGCCAGTACTTCAAAGCAGTATATAACATAAACCCTAGAAGTAAAGTTAAGCGATTAACATGACCTGAGCATAGACAAGTTTCAGAAAATTGCTGGATGGAttaaccaattaaaaaaaaaacatgatgtaaTTGAATAGTTTCCCATCATGAGTGAGGTACGTACAGTGGGCACTGTGATGAGCAGCCTCCTGTATTTACAATCGACTGCTGTACCAGTTGTAGTTTATGAATATGATGTCTGCTGAAGTCTACCTGCAACCACATACAAAATTTATGTAAAAGCATGTAATGTAACCACCtgagcaaaaaaatattcaagacTTTTGTAAATGAAACTCAGGACTTTTTATAATTCCTTTTTTGAAGGAACTGGGTTCAATTTCAATCTTCCAGATTGTTCTGCGTCTGCTGAAATCAATTGATTTACAGTAAAGGCAGTTGTTAGGTACAGTAATCAAAGGGGGGACTTCTTTTCATTTGGCAAGAAATAAGATAATCACACACTCAAAAAGAGACTCTGAGTCTTGTAAGAACAAAACTACGGCACTGTCTTTCTTCATTCAAACTTCCAACACAAAGACAGGACATGAGATTAtaattatattgttttattgtctctAAAAAATACTCAAAAATGTTAGGAGGTTTTGCATAATAGGAGCTTTATGTCGGGTTAAGATATTCAAAGAATCTGGAGCACAGTTTTATCAAGGGCTTTCAAGTTACGGTGTAGGGTATCGCATCCCGATGGTCATGATAGATCAGCGTTGGCCGTATTTCACTCTTGCAGCTGCACAGCTGAACTTCCTGGTGTGGGATTCCCCCAAATTGCAAAGGTCAGTCAAGAAGCTGCTGCCATTTTGGCCCGGGTCGCCCTCTTGCCTGTGATGCAGCGAGCTGATCGAGCTCGCGGAACGTCAGCTATGACAAGAATGCCTCCGTCCACCGCTGGGCCGCTCGTAATGGCCGGCAGACGCAAGGCTGGCCAGACACTGACGCCCATGCAAAGACACGCAATAGCACAGACAGTCGCAGACAAGTATgcgcccacacacgcacgcgcacacacacacacacacgcacaaaacggatggacaaacacagacagtggcAGCGCACAGACACTTGCCTCCTCATATCATATTGTTTTCCATTATCCCACTGAGGTGAAACTCAGGAGCCTGGTATGATGGACTTCTCCAGTTATTTGAGGTCACCCCCCTCTCTGTTTGATTAACAGTGCTCTGAATAACTAAGGTTTGATGGTACAGTCAGAAAAACTGTTCCTTTTCTCTTGGTTTCAACCAGGAGAAGCAGCCGACTGACCATTAAATCCTCTTTAGATCTCAAAAGTCTTTTCGTTACAATCAAggttttttccactttttcctcCGCATGCTTTCAGCTCATGCGTTGCACCTGTTCACAACCAAAGCATTGAGAAGTGCACATtttaaagcaaatatatatataaggattTTATAATACTTACtcaaaggaaagaagaaaaaaagcccctcCATCAGCTTCTTGACAAATGCCTCGTGAGTTGCCTGAAACCTCTGTATGACTATGATTTGAATGGATTATTTCACGGTGCCACTAATGCCACTATTTGAGTTATTGTTGGCTCTTATACATTCCCACAATACCACATAATGTTGATGCAAAATAAATCaagtaatataatgtaatgaaaagttacaataaacatatttatcttgttttaattaaaaaaattacacttgaTTAGTGAAATTCTGTGGATATCCTAAGATGAACTGTCTTAAACTGAAGTTATTCACATCCGACTAATGCGtggactctcctcctcctcccgcagcTGTACGTCTCGTCTGAGAGCCGCTTCAACACACTGGCGGAGCTGGTGCACCACCACTCCACGGTGGCCGACGGCCTCATCACCACGCTGCACTACCCGGCGCCGAAGCGCAACAAGCCCACGATCTACGGCGTGTCGCCCAACTACGACAAGTGGGAGATGGAGCGCACCGACATCACCATGAAGCACAAGCTGGGCGGGGGCCAGTACGGGGAGGTGTATGAGGGCGTCTGGAAGAAGTACAACCTCACCGTGGCGGTCAAGACACTAAAGGTAAGACCCAAAAGAAATATCATATTCATTACTGTATGCCTTCAGCTCTTAATCAAATATCCTTTTAAGAGGAACACCTACTGTtggcaaatatttaaaattgtgtCAGCTGTAAATCTTTAATGTGGCTGATTAATGCTACCATCTGGTGCTGTATGGACGTAACTGCAACCGGGTCCGTggatttgctctttttttttaaccaacaaaTCTGTCCAGGAGGATACGATGGAGGTTGAGGAGTTCCTCAAGGAGGCCGCTGTTATGAAAGAGATCAAACACCCCAATCTGGTGCAATTGTTAGGTGtgtaaactttattttttattttattttttttatcccttgCTTTTTCTATGTCAATACACTAAAAATCTGGCTCACTGGAAAAGGAcgttaataaaaaataatgcttAAATCATTTATAACATCGAATTTTTGATTTAACGGAGGATTTCTTGTCTTTTGTAGATGTGCGTATGGTgttgcaaatacaaaaaaatatataatccaaTTCATTTCTGTAATTAGATTTTGCAGATGAGAGCAGCGTACGAACACGCAGAAAATATTCCACGGGGAAAATtatgccttttctttttgtaaatcttGTCCCCTCGGCAGGCGTGTGCACACGGGAGCCGCCGTTCTACATCATCACAGAGTTCATGACCCATGGTAACTTGCTAGATTACCTGCGGGAGTGCAACCGAGAGGAGGTCAACGCCGTGGTGCTGCTCCACATGGCCACGCAGATCTCCTCCGCCATGGagtacctggagaaaaaaaacttcatacACAGGTGGGTCTGCAGATCTTACAACTTCCCCTTTCGGACGACATCTAGACTTGATGTTAGTCTTTAGTATGACTACGGAGCTCAGTCAGACGGACCACATTCTTCtgccctctctcactctcccatCTGTTCTCTCCGGAGGACAGACTTGTATCTGAAGAGACCGTTGATGTTGTAACATTGCTCGTTTGTTCTGGCACGTCTGACTTGTTTAACAAGGTCCTTTTAGAAAGCGAAGAGATGATTTATGTCTTTCGTATTTGCCAaaactgcattttaattttcaaaaccTGACAAGACCTGACTCGTAACTCTGTTCTGCGCAAAATCATCTGTGGAAATCCAAAACTTCAGTCAAGTGTTGTAACTAGATACAccactgatgttgtttttcttactctctcttcatctttgttcttgttcttgttcttttttctttattatggATCTGTGTTCGAAGGAGCTCACTATTTCACTTACTTTTCTTTCGTTTGTAGAAAATTACGATCCCCACTTTTGCCTCCAGTTCGTCTCTAATCTTTCTTCTCCACTGCAGAGACTTGGCTGCCCGCAACTGTCTGGTCGGGGAGAACCACCTGGTGAAGGTCGCAGACTTCGGCCTGAGCAGGTTAATGACGGGAGACACTTACACGGCTCACGCCGGAGCCAAGTTCCCCATCAAGTGGACCGCGCCGGAGAGTCTGGCCTACAACAAGTTCTCCATTAAATCTGACGTCTGGGGTGAGTTTGATCTCGTCTGGGCCGGCGCTGAAAATTTATTTCCTAATGTTCCTGCTCGAATTTGCTCTTATTCAACAATTGGAAACAGTCACCGAATGTTTTTAcactcaagtgttttttttttcacacttcgAATATTGTTTCACCAGCTGCGCGCTGACTGATGGAAGAACACTTAGATCAATATAATCACTTTTCAAGAATAACAATGATTTAATTTATCGTTGGACGTTTGTCGTATggagaaatataatttttgcagtttttgagaattaaaaaaaaattcaaatatactAGTTAAATGTGTGAGGTTTTACATGGGCTACCCCTGGCAATAAGAAAGTGTCAGACCAGATCTGTGGTCACTTTTAACTCGGCATGTTGCATGTTGTATTTGTCTTTCCTACTTGtgtattgtatatttgtatttgcGTATtgttactgtactgtgtgtttttatgttgccTGCCTCGGTACTGTGGAACATTCTTGCCATAATCCAGCAAGTTtgcatgttgtatttttttactgatgttcATAAACACACGTCATCCctatcaaataaacaaaaaaataaatgaataaatagattTTACTCATTAACATATTGCACATACATTCCATTCATTAAGTCCTGGATCTctcttttatgtattttcttcttcttacatcTCCAGCATTCGGTGTGCTGCTGTGGGAGATCGCCACCTACGGCATGTCTCCTTACCCCGGCATCGACCTGTCCCAGGTCtacgagctgctggagaaagaCTACCGCATGGACCGACCGGAGGGCTGCCCCGAGAAGGTCTACGAGCTCATGAGAGCCTGTGAGTACGCCGAATGTAGTATGAGGGACTAACCGCTATATGAAGGACGATTTTAAGAAATgtctatatttttgttttcctgtcagGTTGGAGGTGGAACCCTTCGGAGCGTCCTTCTTTTGCTGAAACGCACCAAGCCTTTGAAACCATGTTCCAGGAGTCGAGCATCTCTGATGGTCAGTGCTGCTTCCGTTTCTGTAAAAAGCACCTTTTCTTGTGGCTGATATTTTCTAATACGCTCCTTCGGTGAATGTGTGGAATTGTCATGCTTGGTTAACTGTTAGATCTTGACTGTATATGTTATTTTTAGAGGTGGAAAAGGAGCTGGGCAAGAAAGGGAAGAAGGCAACATTAGGGCCCATCCAGAAGGCTCCCGAGCTGCCCACCAAGACCAGAACGCTCCGCAAAAATATGGACAACCGGGACGGAGATAGTCCAGGTGAGATGCGCTcacaaaatatgaacatgtgaaataaatagTGCTGGCTTATCACCTTTCTTATAGCTTTCATTTGATTAAATTTTTCTGTATCACTAATGATTCCCTGTTTCTTTGGTCCGCTTTCCTCAGACCCAGCAGAGCCAGAGGCAGCTGTGTCCTCGCCCATGCTTCCCAGGAAGGAGCGGCCCCTCCTGGACAGCAACCTGAACGAGGACGACCGTCTTCTACCCAAGGACAAGGACAGGACGCGCGGTTTCCTTAGCCttattaagaaaaagaaaaagaatgcaCCGGCTCCGCCCAAACGTAGCTCCTCCTTCAGAGAGATGGACATCCACCCCGACCGGAGGGGCGTGACCCCAGATCCTCGAGACGGCGACGGCTTCAACAACGGCGCATCTTTGGCCATCAATGACGCCGCGCACGGCCTCGACTCATCCAGGTTCCTGGTTTCTAACAATAACGGGGCGGGGGGCATCACCAACGGAGCTCCTACTTACCCGGGACCGTTATTCCCCAGAAAGAAGGGCATTCCTGCAGTGCCTGGCCCAGGAGGCAAGGCAGCTACCACACCGCCTAGCGAGGAGGAGTCTATGTCTAACTCAAAGCGTTTCCTCTGGTCCTCCAGCATGCCCTCTGGTTCCAACGGCAACGAATGGAAGTCGGTCACACTGCCGCGAGACTTGGGCCACCGCCACTTTGACTCAGGTACCTTCGGGGGCAAGCCGGCTCTGCCACGCAAGAGAACCGGCGAGCAGAAAGGGGAGAGTGGCCCTCGGATGGGCACCCTGACGCCCCCTCCGCGTCTGCACACCTCATCGGATGTTTCCTCTGCCTTCTTGGGCAAGGACACAGATCCCAGTCCTGGGTCCAGTCCCCAGGCTTTGACACCGAAGGCGGTCAGGAGACCGGGCCTGCCGGGGCTGGAGAACTCCAAAACCAGCGCTCTGCACGCAGAGCTTCTCAAGCCCAACGTGTTCCCCCCTCTGGGGGCGGCAGGTGAAGAGTGCAGGGCCCGCAGGAACAAGCACCACGTGGACTCCTCATCTGTCAGGGAAAGAGGAAAGTTACAGAAGCCCAAGCCAGCGCCACCTCCGCCACCCACTAATTCGAAAACGGGCAAGATCTCCCGCAGCCCCACTCAAGAactcccctcccccacctccaccacttTAGACTTCAAAGCTAAGGGTCTCCCTTCCGTCTTGGAGCCCCACCACACAACCACTGCCAGTGACCAAGCCCGCTCGCCACTCGGCGAAGGCTCCAAGAAGCTGCCTCTGGGCTCCACCTCCAAACCTCAACCGTTGAAGACCTCCGCCTCCGCCACTTCAGTGACCGCCTCCCTCTCCAGCCAGAGTCTCGGcggcttctcctcctccctctcctccccaggGGACCAGAGCTTGCCCACCGCCTTCATCCCCCTAGTGAACACTCGACGCTCCCTGCGCAAGACCGCGCCCCGCCAGGCCTCGGAGCGCACCCCTAACTCGGCCGTGACACGCGAGATGGTGCTGGAGGGCACCGAGCTCCTCCGGGCAGCCATTTGCCGCAACTCGGAGCAGACGGGTAGCCACAGCGCCGTGCTGGAGGCCGGCAAGAACCTGTCCAAGTACTGCATGAGCTACGTGGACTCCATCCAACAGATGAGGAACAAGTTTGCCTTCCGCGAGGCCATCAACAAGCTCGAGAGTAGCCTGCGCGAGCTGCAAATCTGCCCCACCGCCACGGGGGGCGGCAATTCACAGCAGGACTTCAGCAAGTTGCTGTCCTCCGTCAAAGAAATAAGTGACATTGTTCAGAGGTAGCGCCCCAAGAGCTTTAAATATCGCGACATAAAAACTGAATCTTACACCGACCCTTTTGTTTCTGAGCACGTGCATGAGCTGTGGCTCATGTCGAGCTTGTGTCGGAGAGCCGAGGGTGAAgcctgctggagcagcagcagtgtgtagGTTCACACCACAGTCCACTCTGAGACACTTATGCCTGTGGTCACTGTGGACAGAATCAAAGGAATCTGTCTGCTGACGTCGCCAGACAGAGTTTGCAATATTGAAAAAGCCTTAACTATGAATGAACTAGTGTCTTTCGGCCGTAACGTGGGGCCATGAGGGGCGAGGGGGCCACTTTTTTGATTTCAACATGACTTTTCACCAATCATTTTTGTAATGATCATGTCTTATGtattcaagttgttttttgtccccccccccccctttctcaaTGAAACActagtagaaaaaaaaggcctgtgatATTTGTTTCCATCACTGTtggttgtgattattttttattttatttttttccattgatgCTGATGAcaatgagcaaaaacaaaacacttaacACCTCATTTTTGTTCCGGGATGCCTTCTAACACTGCGACTACCGATCGCatcatttcatccattttcaCCTGTAACAGTTAAGGAGTCTCTGGAATGTGTTTTATAACCCGACGCCTCTTTCCCACAGCATCCCAACATTTTCCATCGCTCTCTACCACGTCAACAGTGATTGGTTGTGTGTGTCCCGagttatggagaaaaaaaatgccagtgtTCGTTCTGTGTGGATGCTTTTTGCAGTATTCGCAACCGTTTGCCATAAAATAGTGATGGGAGAGAGAGCGAACGAAGGAGGATGAGCCTTTTTGGTCTTCTCCTCTTGTGCTCCACTGATCCTTTTGGTAACAGATTGTGCCTTGACTCTATAAGCAGAGAGGTTTCAAACTTAAATGTGGCCGAACTTGTGCCAATTTGCCAGGAATTTGctgtgttgatttgtttgtagGATTAAATGTTTGCcataccaaaaaaaaccaactgtcTCCAGTCAACTGGAGAGGGACCAGGGTGATCTACAACTCAGTGGATctgactgttgttgtgttttgtcaaacctttttttttttttttaaataggtttAATTCAACTTCCTCTACATGCCAGTCTCAAAAGCCACCAGTAGCAGCAGCATGCTGGGGATCACGGACTGAAAGTGTTTATTTGACCACTGAAAGGGCCTCTGCTCGAGAGAGAATCATTGTTGATGGGAGAGTTTATGTCACATGGTCTAAATGCTGTTTCAGAGGCCTTTCCACcccagcaaagaaaaaaaatctatctatATACGATGGGGGAAACACTGGACTGAAATGTTTCTGGATCTGTCACTTGTTGtctcacaaaaacaatgtgtaaGTGAGAAGATGACCattatagacaaaaaaaaagtccaatccAACAGATTCCACTGCAACGACAAACGTTCCTTCATTCTCGTCTGCATCTCCTGGACATCGTCAGTATTTTGTGCTGTAGTCGTCTCGTCCCATGTGCCCTGTCTGACTGCGTTGCCTAAGGACTCAAGTCACCCACAAGCTGCCTTGACTTCAACATGGTACTGTCAGTGTTGGCTTGTTCTTTTTGTATGTGTAAATTCCTACCCCTTGACCATACCACTATTCTTTTTGACTAAGCCTCCTCACCAATTTTGTAGACaaactttgcttttctttgtaaatgtttttttttccctgtttgttttccccctctaGCCTTGGTGCAATTTTTGTtgcaataaaatacaaagcAGTTGTGCTACTTGAAATACATTACCGACTCCTGATCCTATATATCTGtacttcctcttccaccatcaacaaacagaaaacaagacacGCATCAACAGGTtatgtataatttattttttctgtctagagtattttctcattaaaatcaaaatgtcaacattttaaaatcatataCACGCAAGAATGCATTTAAATGTTAGCACAGCTCCTTAAAAATTTATACATAtgtacgttgtttttttttgttgtactttGTGGACAGACAAAAGCAGGAAGTGGTCACTCGGACTGCAAAGAGGTGGGACACAGGAAAAAGGAACACCCAAGCCCACCAACTTCCCACAATAACAAACCAATCCTCACTCCCCAGAAAAGTTAAGACAGCGATGCAGGCCCCTCCCATGTGGAGGAGCTATGCGGGGggctggaaaaaagaaatatataaacaaaaggGCCCCATCCTCCTCCACTCCGTACACAAAAAGTTTGCAGACATAAATAATAGTTTGCACATCATCTCGAtccacttcctctcccctcaACCAATCAGCAGGTTCAGTAGTGTAAATACAGGGGGATGGGTTGGGGGTATCTAGGTGTCTGTCcttttacatacatttattAATAGAAACTATGTTACAGAATTTCCCAAGCATGAATTACAGGCAACCCACTAGCACGTCAACTGTACAAGTCTCGGCAGAGCCAGCAAATAAATTTCTGAATCCCAAAGTAGCAAGGTCATCACCAATAGTTAAGAAGCAATATATACAGCTGTCCAATCAGGAAATCACTATGATAcagaaaaatagtaaaaaaaaaaaaaaaaaaatattggaattagacaattttgttttaaattttttttgtaatgatggGGGAGCATGCTGCTTGGTGTTGTATTACACAAGGGGAACAACTGTCAAATCAACACCAACTCTTCAGGGCAGCCACACGTGAAATTAAGAAGtggtgagtttgttttttacaccaGAAGAGTCGCCGCTCGGGTGTTTGTGTTATTCTCCAGTGAAATGCAATATTTATTCTAAAAAGTTGATTTATTGACTCGAAGCGAGTCCAACAACAGTGTGAAGAGCGAGTGCAGCAAAACTATTAAGATTAGAGAGTAATAACATTGATTATAATAAGgcaacaaacaatgacaaagacAATGCTGGTAAAGACAGAATCGGTTGATATgacctgggggaggaggagttaTGGGGGTCTGGCGggtgaggagatggagagctGGTGCAAAGAAACTGACGTGAACGACTATTTCCattagaaaacagaaaagccaGGATCTTTCGTTTTatgtttcaaatgtcaaaaaaaaaaacacccatccAACTTCTTAACACACCAACactcacagaaacagaaaaaaatggaaaacatccAATATTCCTTTCAAAGAAGAGACGGAGGAATCTCCCACAAACTCCCTGTGGGTGGTTATTAGAaatgtctctttctccctctcctgacaACGTCGGTGTCGCCACATCTGGCAAAGGAACTTTGAATCGTGCCAAGCGGCAGCGACAGAATTAAAAGCCACAAAAGGGCGGGATTGAATCCTGCTTGAAAAAGCTCCCTTGGCTACACGTTCTCAGACGCACACTTTAAGAGCGGCTTGTCTGGCCGCGTGGTAAACTTCCTCACTGCCCCTGATCTCACAAAAAGTTGAGTGAGATATCGCACCTGCGTGTCTTGATGCTGGATTAGTAAACCATGCAGGAGTGGCGCCGGGAGATTCGGAATATAATTTAGATCTGGTTCGTAGAGAACTGATCAGTGGTGGATGAAAGTTAATGCAGTGCTTTGCATGTCATATACAGCTATAAAACCAAACATAAAAAACAGTCTCGGTATATCATTATCGTATGAACAATACATCTATCGTAAGTGTCAGTAACCCGTGTAATGTGTGGTGGTGTCTCGGATActacacgggggggggggggagactagACAGTGGTG from Scophthalmus maximus strain ysfricsl-2021 chromosome 20, ASM2237912v1, whole genome shotgun sequence encodes:
- the abl1 gene encoding tyrosine-protein kinase ABL1 isoform X2 produces the protein MKMLEICLKLVGCKSKKGLSSSSSCYLEEALQRPDFEGQGLTEAARWNSKENLLAGPSENDPNLFVALYDFVASGDNTLSITKGEKLRVLGYNHNGEWCEAQTKNGQGWVPSNYITPVNSLEKHSWYHGPVSRNAAEYLLSSGINGSFLVRESESSPGQRSISLRYEGRVYHYRINTASDGKLYVSSESRFNTLAELVHHHSTVADGLITTLHYPAPKRNKPTIYGVSPNYDKWEMERTDITMKHKLGGGQYGEVYEGVWKKYNLTVAVKTLKEDTMEVEEFLKEAAVMKEIKHPNLVQLLGVCTREPPFYIITEFMTHGNLLDYLRECNREEVNAVVLLHMATQISSAMEYLEKKNFIHRDLAARNCLVGENHLVKVADFGLSRLMTGDTYTAHAGAKFPIKWTAPESLAYNKFSIKSDVWAFGVLLWEIATYGMSPYPGIDLSQVYELLEKDYRMDRPEGCPEKVYELMRACWRWNPSERPSFAETHQAFETMFQESSISDEVEKELGKKGKKATLGPIQKAPELPTKTRTLRKNMDNRDGDSPDPAEPEAAVSSPMLPRKERPLLDSNLNEDDRLLPKDKDRTRGFLSLIKKKKKNAPAPPKRSSSFREMDIHPDRRGVTPDPRDGDGFNNGASLAINDAAHGLDSSRFLVSNNNGAGGITNGAPTYPGPLFPRKKGIPAVPGPGGKAATTPPSEEESMSNSKRFLWSSSMPSGSNGNEWKSVTLPRDLGHRHFDSGTFGGKPALPRKRTGEQKGESGPRMGTLTPPPRLHTSSDVSSAFLGKDTDPSPGSSPQALTPKAVRRPGLPGLENSKTSALHAELLKPNVFPPLGAAGEECRARRNKHHVDSSSVRERGKLQKPKPAPPPPPTNSKTGKISRSPTQELPSPTSTTLDFKAKGLPSVLEPHHTTTASDQARSPLGEGSKKLPLGSTSKPQPLKTSASATSVTASLSSQSLGGFSSSLSSPGDQSLPTAFIPLVNTRRSLRKTAPRQASERTPNSAVTREMVLEGTELLRAAICRNSEQTGSHSAVLEAGKNLSKYCMSYVDSIQQMRNKFAFREAINKLESSLRELQICPTATGGGNSQQDFSKLLSSVKEISDIVQR
- the abl1 gene encoding tyrosine-protein kinase ABL1 isoform X1 translates to MGQQPGKFVGDQRRPSLPAFIKGGRRESSRHGTQPCNVFTVHEALQRPDFEGQGLTEAARWNSKENLLAGPSENDPNLFVALYDFVASGDNTLSITKGEKLRVLGYNHNGEWCEAQTKNGQGWVPSNYITPVNSLEKHSWYHGPVSRNAAEYLLSSGINGSFLVRESESSPGQRSISLRYEGRVYHYRINTASDGKLYVSSESRFNTLAELVHHHSTVADGLITTLHYPAPKRNKPTIYGVSPNYDKWEMERTDITMKHKLGGGQYGEVYEGVWKKYNLTVAVKTLKEDTMEVEEFLKEAAVMKEIKHPNLVQLLGVCTREPPFYIITEFMTHGNLLDYLRECNREEVNAVVLLHMATQISSAMEYLEKKNFIHRDLAARNCLVGENHLVKVADFGLSRLMTGDTYTAHAGAKFPIKWTAPESLAYNKFSIKSDVWAFGVLLWEIATYGMSPYPGIDLSQVYELLEKDYRMDRPEGCPEKVYELMRACWRWNPSERPSFAETHQAFETMFQESSISDEVEKELGKKGKKATLGPIQKAPELPTKTRTLRKNMDNRDGDSPDPAEPEAAVSSPMLPRKERPLLDSNLNEDDRLLPKDKDRTRGFLSLIKKKKKNAPAPPKRSSSFREMDIHPDRRGVTPDPRDGDGFNNGASLAINDAAHGLDSSRFLVSNNNGAGGITNGAPTYPGPLFPRKKGIPAVPGPGGKAATTPPSEEESMSNSKRFLWSSSMPSGSNGNEWKSVTLPRDLGHRHFDSGTFGGKPALPRKRTGEQKGESGPRMGTLTPPPRLHTSSDVSSAFLGKDTDPSPGSSPQALTPKAVRRPGLPGLENSKTSALHAELLKPNVFPPLGAAGEECRARRNKHHVDSSSVRERGKLQKPKPAPPPPPTNSKTGKISRSPTQELPSPTSTTLDFKAKGLPSVLEPHHTTTASDQARSPLGEGSKKLPLGSTSKPQPLKTSASATSVTASLSSQSLGGFSSSLSSPGDQSLPTAFIPLVNTRRSLRKTAPRQASERTPNSAVTREMVLEGTELLRAAICRNSEQTGSHSAVLEAGKNLSKYCMSYVDSIQQMRNKFAFREAINKLESSLRELQICPTATGGGNSQQDFSKLLSSVKEISDIVQR